Proteins encoded within one genomic window of Hevea brasiliensis isolate MT/VB/25A 57/8 chromosome 8, ASM3005281v1, whole genome shotgun sequence:
- the LOC110633692 gene encoding uncharacterized protein LOC110633692 isoform X1: MLVSPKHLQYWLPTEFFFYRVKRATMDKQNAYNTDFKSNFCFPDEFPYEFGSSFDLSSPVESVVCSTETDSSDDDGFLAGLTRCLTQQLVEPNEKKWVTARSPESTLSGIGSWSLSSNGSSNCEISPPATPFGTKSDPWDLIFAAGGPVSRLKVSSEGNRNSNYQERGLQGPARSQRPDTAGKNQNNGVSLLNQYQVKQEQRPSVWGWQQMKGSWQDELQPHQQLQQQHQIQSSGRSVRPLDLPRSAWPPLQVQPNHHMHQHYYSAKRATFLGGSCARKECAGTGVFLPRRCVIPADCKKKSACSTVLVQAKVAQALDLNLKDMNIQGHIQPRFNSAFSSDCVKQRKMLSWQEMGYWRNRREIYGQRVSSIIKKFACLKSGCIDPRIQRGSLQETKNCFVRQV, encoded by the exons ATGCTTGTGTCTCCTAAGCACCTACAGTATTGGCTTCCAACTGAGTTTTTCTTTTACAGAGTAAAAAGAGCTACCATGGACAAACAGAACGCCTACAACACTGATTTCAAATCCAATTTCTGCTTCCCCGATGAGTTCCCTTACGAGTTTGGTTCCTCTTTTGATCTAAGCTCCCCGGTTGAGTCTGTTGTATGTTCTACCGAGACGGATAGTAGTGATGATGATGGTTTCCTAGCTGGCTTGACTCGGTGCCTGACTCAGCAACTTGTTGAGCCTAATGAG AAAAAGTGGGTCACGGCCAGGTCACCTGAATCGACACTTAGTGGAATCGGAAGTTGGTCCCTATCCAGCAACGGCAGCTCAAACTGTGAAATTTCCCCCCCAGCAACGCCTTTTGGGACCAAAAGTGATCCATGGGACCTGATATTTGCAGCTGGTGGTCCTGTTTCGAGGTTAAAGGTGAGTAGTGAAGGCAACAGGAACAGTAACTATCAAGAGAGGGGATTGCAGGGTCCTGCAAGAAGCCAACGTCCAGATACTGCAGGAAAAAATCAGAATAATGGTGTTTCGCTGTTGAATCAG TATCAAGTGAAGCAAGAACAGCGCCCTTCAGTTTGGGGATGGCAGCAAATGAAGGGAAGCTGGCAAGATGAGCTCCAGCCCCACCAGCAGCTTCAGCAGCAACACCAAATCCAGAGCAGCGGGAGAAGTGTGCGTCCTCTTGATCTGCCTCGGTCTGCTTGGCCTCCTCTTCAAGTGCAACCAAATCATCACATGCACCAACACTATTATTCAGCCAAGAGAGCTACTTTTCTCGGTGGCTCTTGTGCTAGAAAAGAGTGTGCTGGAACTGGCGTTTTCTTGCCTCGCAGATGTGTCATTCCCGCTGATTGTAAGAAGAAATCAG CTTGCTCCACAGTTCTAGTTCAAGCCAAGGTTGCTCAGGCTCTAGATTTGAACCTTAAGGACATGAACATCCAAGGTCATATCCAGCCACGCTTTAATAGTGCTTTTAGCTCTGATTGTGTTAAGCAAAGAAAA ATGCTTTCATGGCAAGAAATGGGCTATTGGCGCAACAGAAGGGAAATTTACGGGCAGAGAGTGTCCTCAATAATCAAGAAATTTGCTTGCCTCAAGAGTGGATGTATTGACCCAAGAATTCAACGTGGAAGCTTACAAGAAACCAAGAATTGCTTTGTTAGACAAGTGTAG
- the LOC110633693 gene encoding uncharacterized protein LOC110633693 isoform X1, with translation MAGSLEDVESWLPTEFLTEEELLMEKENFINNGLSSEFNPAGFSFPTEFPYEFELKGSSASLSSPDESVVGSSEIENCDEDDFLAGLTRRLTQQFTVKPDKNWVVAGSPESTLSGIGSWSVSSNGSPNGVLSPPTTPFRAKNDTWDLIYAAAGQVARLKMSNEGNKYNDRQGRGLLGTVRSQHADTILKNQNPGLYSSQSFNHSVSQMNQYHSQVRQEPLLKSQCPSVCERQQMKAGWQAQPQPQQHHHPRPQIQSHFQHQQQQIQIQSRGRSVVGYENGRCVRPLGIPQSAWPPLQVQSNKQQHLHQHQHQHQQPQQHSSTGMRAVFLGGSGVKRECAGTGVFLPRRYGNPPDSKKKSACSTVLLPAKVVQALNLNFEDMNMNNQAQVQPRINCTFASDYDALMARRNVLLAQQKRNLRAEGVLNHEVRLPQEWTY, from the exons ATGGCTGGGTCTCTTGAAGATGTAGAATCTTGGCTTCCTACTGAGTTTCTTACTGAGGAAGAGTTGCTCATGGAGAAAGAGAACTTTATCAACAACGGGTTGAGCTCTGAGTTCAACCCTGCCGGATTTAGTTTTCCTACTGAGTTCCCTTATGAGTTTGAGCTTAAGGGCTCCTCTGCTTCTCTTAGCTCGCCGGATGAGTCTGTTGTTGGCTCTTCTGAAATTGAGAACTGTGACGAGGACGATTTTCTAGCTGGGCTGACTCGTCGACTAACTCAACAATTCACTGTCAAACCCGAT AAGAACTGGGTCGTGGCCGGGTCGCCCGAGTCGACACTGAGTGGAATCGGCAGCTGGTCGGTTTCGAGTAACGGGAGCCCAAACGGTGTATTGTCGCCCCCGACGACGCCTTTCAGGGCCAAAAATGATACATGGGATCTGATATACGCAGCTGCTGGCCAAGTTGCTAGGCTAAAGATGAGCAATGAAGGAAACAAGTACAACGACCGTCAAGGGAGGGGACTGCTGGGTACTGTGAGGAGCCAACATGCAGACACTATCCTGAAAAATCAGAATCCAGGGCTTTACTCGAGCCAGAGCTTTAACCACTCTGTTTCACAAATGAATCAG TACCATTCTCAAGTGAGACAGGAACCGCTGCTAAAGTCGCAGTGCCCTTCAGTTTGTGAAAGACAGCAAATGAAGGCTGGATGGCAAGCCCAGCCACAGCCCCAGCAGCACCACCACCCTCGGCCGCAGATCCAGTCCCACTTCCAGCACCAGCAACAACAGATACAGATCCAGAGCAGAGGCAGGAGTGTGGTTGGCTATGAAAATGGGAGATGTGTGCGTCCTCTGGGTATTCCACAGTCTGCTTGGCCGCCTCTTCAAGTGCAATCAAATAAACAGCAGCACCTACACCAACACCAACACCAACACCAACAGCCACAGCAGCACTCTAGTACAGGGATGCGAGCTGTTTTTCTTGGTGGATCTGGTGTTAAAAGAGAATGTGCTGGGACTGGTGTTTTCTTGCCTCGCAGATATGGCAATCCCCCTGATTCCAAGAAGAAATCAG CTTGCTCAACAGTACTGCTTCCTGCAAAAGTGGTTCAGGCACTAAATTTGAATTTTGAGGACATGAACATGAACAACCAAGCCCAAGTCCAGCCACGCATTAATTGTACTTTTGCCTCTGATTATG aTGCTTTAATGGCAAGAAGGAATGTCCTTTTGGCACAGCAGAAGAGAAATTTGAGAGCTGAGGGTGTCCTTAACCATGAAGTACGCTTGCCTCAAGAGTGGACATACTGA
- the LOC110633692 gene encoding uncharacterized protein LOC110633692 isoform X2, producing the protein MLVSPKHLQYWLPTEFFFYRVKRATMDKQNAYNTDFKSNFCFPDEFPYEFGSSFDLSSPVESVVCSTETDSSDDDGFLAGLTRCLTQQLVEPNEKKWVTARSPESTLSGIGSWSLSSNGSSNCEISPPATPFGTKSDPWDLIFAAGGPVSRLKVSSEGNRNSNYQERGLQGPARSQRPDTAGKNQNNGVSLLNQYQVKQEQRPSVWGWQQMKGSWQDELQPHQQLQQQHQIQSSGRSVRPLDLPRSAWPPLQVQPNHHMHQHYYSAKRATFLGGSCARKECAGTGVFLPRRCVIPADCKKKSACSTVLVQAKVAQALDLNLKDMNIQDAFMARNGLLAQQKGNLRAESVLNNQEICLPQEWMY; encoded by the exons ATGCTTGTGTCTCCTAAGCACCTACAGTATTGGCTTCCAACTGAGTTTTTCTTTTACAGAGTAAAAAGAGCTACCATGGACAAACAGAACGCCTACAACACTGATTTCAAATCCAATTTCTGCTTCCCCGATGAGTTCCCTTACGAGTTTGGTTCCTCTTTTGATCTAAGCTCCCCGGTTGAGTCTGTTGTATGTTCTACCGAGACGGATAGTAGTGATGATGATGGTTTCCTAGCTGGCTTGACTCGGTGCCTGACTCAGCAACTTGTTGAGCCTAATGAG AAAAAGTGGGTCACGGCCAGGTCACCTGAATCGACACTTAGTGGAATCGGAAGTTGGTCCCTATCCAGCAACGGCAGCTCAAACTGTGAAATTTCCCCCCCAGCAACGCCTTTTGGGACCAAAAGTGATCCATGGGACCTGATATTTGCAGCTGGTGGTCCTGTTTCGAGGTTAAAGGTGAGTAGTGAAGGCAACAGGAACAGTAACTATCAAGAGAGGGGATTGCAGGGTCCTGCAAGAAGCCAACGTCCAGATACTGCAGGAAAAAATCAGAATAATGGTGTTTCGCTGTTGAATCAG TATCAAGTGAAGCAAGAACAGCGCCCTTCAGTTTGGGGATGGCAGCAAATGAAGGGAAGCTGGCAAGATGAGCTCCAGCCCCACCAGCAGCTTCAGCAGCAACACCAAATCCAGAGCAGCGGGAGAAGTGTGCGTCCTCTTGATCTGCCTCGGTCTGCTTGGCCTCCTCTTCAAGTGCAACCAAATCATCACATGCACCAACACTATTATTCAGCCAAGAGAGCTACTTTTCTCGGTGGCTCTTGTGCTAGAAAAGAGTGTGCTGGAACTGGCGTTTTCTTGCCTCGCAGATGTGTCATTCCCGCTGATTGTAAGAAGAAATCAG CTTGCTCCACAGTTCTAGTTCAAGCCAAGGTTGCTCAGGCTCTAGATTTGAACCTTAAGGACATGAACATCCAAG ATGCTTTCATGGCAAGAAATGGGCTATTGGCGCAACAGAAGGGAAATTTACGGGCAGAGAGTGTCCTCAATAATCAAGAAATTTGCTTGCCTCAAGAGTGGATGTATTGA
- the LOC110633693 gene encoding uncharacterized protein LOC110633693 isoform X2 — MAGSLEDVESWLPTEFLTEEELLMEKENFINNGLSSEFNPAGFSFPTEFPYEFELKGSSASLSSPDESVVGSSEIENCDEDDFLAGLTRRLTQQFTVKPDNWVVAGSPESTLSGIGSWSVSSNGSPNGVLSPPTTPFRAKNDTWDLIYAAAGQVARLKMSNEGNKYNDRQGRGLLGTVRSQHADTILKNQNPGLYSSQSFNHSVSQMNQYHSQVRQEPLLKSQCPSVCERQQMKAGWQAQPQPQQHHHPRPQIQSHFQHQQQQIQIQSRGRSVVGYENGRCVRPLGIPQSAWPPLQVQSNKQQHLHQHQHQHQQPQQHSSTGMRAVFLGGSGVKRECAGTGVFLPRRYGNPPDSKKKSACSTVLLPAKVVQALNLNFEDMNMNNQAQVQPRINCTFASDYDALMARRNVLLAQQKRNLRAEGVLNHEVRLPQEWTY, encoded by the exons ATGGCTGGGTCTCTTGAAGATGTAGAATCTTGGCTTCCTACTGAGTTTCTTACTGAGGAAGAGTTGCTCATGGAGAAAGAGAACTTTATCAACAACGGGTTGAGCTCTGAGTTCAACCCTGCCGGATTTAGTTTTCCTACTGAGTTCCCTTATGAGTTTGAGCTTAAGGGCTCCTCTGCTTCTCTTAGCTCGCCGGATGAGTCTGTTGTTGGCTCTTCTGAAATTGAGAACTGTGACGAGGACGATTTTCTAGCTGGGCTGACTCGTCGACTAACTCAACAATTCACTGTCAAACCCGAT AACTGGGTCGTGGCCGGGTCGCCCGAGTCGACACTGAGTGGAATCGGCAGCTGGTCGGTTTCGAGTAACGGGAGCCCAAACGGTGTATTGTCGCCCCCGACGACGCCTTTCAGGGCCAAAAATGATACATGGGATCTGATATACGCAGCTGCTGGCCAAGTTGCTAGGCTAAAGATGAGCAATGAAGGAAACAAGTACAACGACCGTCAAGGGAGGGGACTGCTGGGTACTGTGAGGAGCCAACATGCAGACACTATCCTGAAAAATCAGAATCCAGGGCTTTACTCGAGCCAGAGCTTTAACCACTCTGTTTCACAAATGAATCAG TACCATTCTCAAGTGAGACAGGAACCGCTGCTAAAGTCGCAGTGCCCTTCAGTTTGTGAAAGACAGCAAATGAAGGCTGGATGGCAAGCCCAGCCACAGCCCCAGCAGCACCACCACCCTCGGCCGCAGATCCAGTCCCACTTCCAGCACCAGCAACAACAGATACAGATCCAGAGCAGAGGCAGGAGTGTGGTTGGCTATGAAAATGGGAGATGTGTGCGTCCTCTGGGTATTCCACAGTCTGCTTGGCCGCCTCTTCAAGTGCAATCAAATAAACAGCAGCACCTACACCAACACCAACACCAACACCAACAGCCACAGCAGCACTCTAGTACAGGGATGCGAGCTGTTTTTCTTGGTGGATCTGGTGTTAAAAGAGAATGTGCTGGGACTGGTGTTTTCTTGCCTCGCAGATATGGCAATCCCCCTGATTCCAAGAAGAAATCAG CTTGCTCAACAGTACTGCTTCCTGCAAAAGTGGTTCAGGCACTAAATTTGAATTTTGAGGACATGAACATGAACAACCAAGCCCAAGTCCAGCCACGCATTAATTGTACTTTTGCCTCTGATTATG aTGCTTTAATGGCAAGAAGGAATGTCCTTTTGGCACAGCAGAAGAGAAATTTGAGAGCTGAGGGTGTCCTTAACCATGAAGTACGCTTGCCTCAAGAGTGGACATACTGA
- the LOC110633692 gene encoding uncharacterized protein LOC110633692 isoform X3: MLVSPKHLQYWLPTEFFFYRVKRATMDKQNAYNTDFKSNFCFPDEFPYEFGSSFDLSSPVESVVCSTETDSSDDDGFLAGLTRCLTQQLVEPNEKKWVTARSPESTLSGIGSWSLSSNGSSNCEISPPATPFGTKSDPWDLIFAAGGPVSRLKVSSEGNRNSNYQERGLQGPARSQRPDTAGKNQNNGVSLLNQYQVKQEQRPSVWGWQQMKGSWQDELQPHQQLQQQHQIQSSGRSVRPLDLPRSAWPPLQVQPNHHMHQHYYSAKRATFLGGSCARKECAGTGVFLPRRCVIPADCKKKSDAFMARNGLLAQQKGNLRAESVLNNQEICLPQEWMY; the protein is encoded by the exons ATGCTTGTGTCTCCTAAGCACCTACAGTATTGGCTTCCAACTGAGTTTTTCTTTTACAGAGTAAAAAGAGCTACCATGGACAAACAGAACGCCTACAACACTGATTTCAAATCCAATTTCTGCTTCCCCGATGAGTTCCCTTACGAGTTTGGTTCCTCTTTTGATCTAAGCTCCCCGGTTGAGTCTGTTGTATGTTCTACCGAGACGGATAGTAGTGATGATGATGGTTTCCTAGCTGGCTTGACTCGGTGCCTGACTCAGCAACTTGTTGAGCCTAATGAG AAAAAGTGGGTCACGGCCAGGTCACCTGAATCGACACTTAGTGGAATCGGAAGTTGGTCCCTATCCAGCAACGGCAGCTCAAACTGTGAAATTTCCCCCCCAGCAACGCCTTTTGGGACCAAAAGTGATCCATGGGACCTGATATTTGCAGCTGGTGGTCCTGTTTCGAGGTTAAAGGTGAGTAGTGAAGGCAACAGGAACAGTAACTATCAAGAGAGGGGATTGCAGGGTCCTGCAAGAAGCCAACGTCCAGATACTGCAGGAAAAAATCAGAATAATGGTGTTTCGCTGTTGAATCAG TATCAAGTGAAGCAAGAACAGCGCCCTTCAGTTTGGGGATGGCAGCAAATGAAGGGAAGCTGGCAAGATGAGCTCCAGCCCCACCAGCAGCTTCAGCAGCAACACCAAATCCAGAGCAGCGGGAGAAGTGTGCGTCCTCTTGATCTGCCTCGGTCTGCTTGGCCTCCTCTTCAAGTGCAACCAAATCATCACATGCACCAACACTATTATTCAGCCAAGAGAGCTACTTTTCTCGGTGGCTCTTGTGCTAGAAAAGAGTGTGCTGGAACTGGCGTTTTCTTGCCTCGCAGATGTGTCATTCCCGCTGATTGTAAGAAGAAATCAG ATGCTTTCATGGCAAGAAATGGGCTATTGGCGCAACAGAAGGGAAATTTACGGGCAGAGAGTGTCCTCAATAATCAAGAAATTTGCTTGCCTCAAGAGTGGATGTATTGA